Genomic segment of Sander lucioperca isolate FBNREF2018 chromosome 20, SLUC_FBN_1.2, whole genome shotgun sequence:
ACAGTTTCAatcacagcttctctctctctgaagttTATTAATagattttaggcatccagtagcttagacaaccataacacagcaaacacacatacacacatatatctcacatacataaaaaacactcacagaaatttaaagagttaacaatttgtgaagtgattacaaaggtctggtCTAATGAGCTTCAATAAATAATTCTACTGTCACAACaaaatggttgtgattggtctTTATGTCGAAATCACAACTAGTGAACTTGATCTTCCCGATCACGTGAAAACGGTTAATCATCTTTGCCAAATGACCCTCTGGTCCTTTTGATTTCAGTTGCATTAATCTttgcgcacacatgcacacagtttcAGCACAAAAATATGTCTGTCCCTGCGTCTGGAGAAGGCACGGCGTTGCTTCACACTTTTTTTGCAAAAGGGAGAAATTCTGAGAgttgttttgagtttttttttttttcagcagtgaGTCAGAAGCTGGGGAAATATAAAAGAGAAACAGCTTGAGTCACACTCAAATCAGCTGTGAGTCACTTTGTTTGTGGGGGCTTCCTCTGTGGAAACAATGAACATGAACACCctttctgatgtgtgtgtgtgtgtgtgtgtgtgtgttttaacaggACATGGAGGTGAGCCCCACTGAGCTGATGAACATCCTCAACAAAATCATCGGCAAACGTGAGTCGGCTTTACCTTTATTTCCTAATACATGCCTGTATTTCTGTACGCAGAGatggaaaaaacaaactctggCCTGAAGTATTTTCTCACAGCGCACACTACTTTATTtcctatcatcatcatcatcaggccTCATTCACACTGCCTGGGTCAGCCGTCCGCCGCTGCGGCAAAAACGCTGGCCTTTCCATTGATATTGAATGGGGGTGGGGCGTTTAGGCTGCGGTGGGGTTTGCCGCAGGGGGGACACTCAAAGAAACGCAGCGAGCCTACGACTCAACTTTTGGGGAAACACAACCCGTCGTTACGCTGCGGTGGCCAGTCATGTAACAGGCAATCAGACTTGTTGGTGTGTTTTGAGCTACGGTTTGAGGCgctgtgagagtcccgtaccctgacaagccagacccacgtcaagacgttgggtctgggaactcaccattggcagggatcaatccgaggggcgggataaagggttgtctttcaaattccctctgcacgcaataggatagcgctacaaccaaccagagcaacgctagttgatagattaaactttaaactccgaacacgtcttccttttttaagaatgacttcagtgtcgtctttgttcttttctcaaagaaaagctgaactccaagtcttccagagtcgcggccaaagccgactccaaagaccgctgttcgccagcagcagcggccatcttctttgttttcaaatagtagggaattcacgcggaaccgtcgcaactctgccgtcattatgttaagccccgcccaccgactctatacacgatgtgattggcctgactagagtttgttttttccagctcgcaagccaacggagagttgctagacgaccctggctgcagattacatttgctgccgctagggtggtctagatttctaggctaagaTTTCTGTataggaaacaggaaacatcactgcctgaacccaagcactgaactgcccgggagtttgtgtaactgatgaatgtttcctgcaataACAAAGCACTCGCTCTGTCTtgctcctctcttttctttctctgtgaaataaagctgctTTTCAAGTGCGATCGGCACGTCGAGATCTATAAACCGTCTGACAGAAGACactaattgtgaaatataaagtctacttgtgctacatcgggggggttaacccttgtgttgtcttcccgtcgaccgtgcaactttttatttttctgggtcaaaatgtaaactttttttcaacgttttggacgtttttttttccccacgtttttgaagcttttcctgacatttttgtcactttttcaatgttcttttagaaggaaaaaaaattcaaatgctatgaaattgaataaaacttgtgaagagcgttgtaggaagccatccacgttatttcttttgaaaatttggttgaaagaaacccaaatttctgatatagaattTCTTTTGCAAACAGAAGGGTTATATTTTCAAATGAACTTCAAGAACGAagcaggacgtcacacaaatgagcCGTTTGTGACGCTCCCACACCGCCGGACTACCCTGCGGCAATTTGCCGGATCGCTGTTTCCCTGTCTGAACCTTAGCTCCAAAACGTTTGGGGTATTTCTTCCTgatgtattttatctgtttgtttCAGGTGGAGACCTGAAGACGGACGGTTTCAGCATTGAGTCCTGCAGGAGCATGGTCGCTGTCATGGATGTATCCTTTCACAAAATATGGTGCCAACACCATGCAGTACTAGTGATACTCAGTACTACTGTAtgtcagtagtagtagtagtaactgATATGATGAAGACTGGGGGTGAAGGGGTGGAGGAGGGTCGCATCCGTTCCcgctaaagcgtgatttatggttctgcggaggctccacgcagagcatTCTCTGTAGCCTACGGAACTGATCTGAAGTTCATACTTGTGCGTtagtgtgtgcgtcgatctctttgagagaatagcagggccggcgtgtgtgtatgcgtgcgtgcgtgtgtgtgtgtgtgtgtgtgtgtgtgtgtgtgtgtgtgtgaacagagtGTAAAGTTTCAAACtaattgcatgtgtgtgttagtgtgtgtgtgtgtgtatgtgtgtctgtgtgtgtgtgtgtgtatgggtgtgtgtattagtgtgtgtgtgtgtgtgtgtgtgtgtgtgtgtgtgtgtgtgtgtgtgtatgggtgtgtgtattagtgtgtgtgtgtgtgtgtgtgtgtatgggtgtgtatgggtgtgtgtgtgcgtgtgtgtgtgtgtgtgaacagagtGTAAAGTTTCAAACtaattgcatgtgtgtgtgtgtatgggtgtgtgtgtgtgtgtgtgtgtgttgcttcgacatttgtttggcatttttccacaatgtttttttgcaaaaattCTGTCGATTTATTCGTGTTAAGTCAACATTACTACCAATGTACTGATCAATAGAAAATGTAGTTTAAAATTGACGTTACACTTCTGTATGTATTCATAACACGAGGTACGGGCCGGGTCCGGATTGACTTGCCGTTTGGTCCGGATGCGGACCTTGGTCCGTACTTTGAGAAGCGCTGCCTCAGAGTAAATAGAGTagaagacggagagagagaggcagagagaaatgagcACGAATGAGTGAATGAGCTTCATAAGCAACATGTTTAATCAGACAGTAAGAAAATGTCTATGTTCTGGGTGTGTTCtgtttgacctttgacccgACTCCcttcagagtgacagcacaGGTAAACTGGGCTTCGACGAGTTCAAATACATGTGGAACAACATCAAGAGATGGCAGGTCAGTTCTATAAGCTGATAATCAGTCGGCTGTTTGGCTCGGTCGAGGGTTCAATTCCTCATGTCAGTCGGTGGATACAAAAAAACTCATGAAACCAACAGGAAGAATGAATTCTGTTCTGTTGTTCTATTGTCTCCAGGCTGTGTATATGAAATTTGATGCTGATAGGTCAGGTACCATCTCCTCTGACGAACTGCCAAAAGCCTTCCATGCTGCAGGTGaacaatctgtgtgtgtgtgtgtgtgtgtgtgcgtgtgtgtgtgtgtgtgtgtgtgtgtgtgtttttgtgtgtcaacAGAGTGTAACGTTTCAAACtaattgcatgtgtgtgtgtgtgtgtgtgggtgtatgtgtgcgtgtgtgtgtgaacagagtGTATTGAACtaattgcatgtgtgtgtatgtgtgtgtgtgtgtgtgtgtgtgtgcacgtgggtgtgtgtgcgagtgtgtgtgcgtgcgtgtgtgtgggaatgtgtgtgtgtgtgaacagtttAACGTTTCAAACtaattgcatgtgtgtgtgtgcgtgtgtgtgtgtgtgtgtgtgtgtgtgtgtgtgggcgtatGTGTGAGATCAGAGTGTAAAGTTTCACactaaccgtgtgtgtgtgtgtgtgtgtgtgtgtgcacgtgtgtgcgtTTGCAGGTTTCCCTCTGAACGACCAGCTCTACCAGCTGATCATCCGTCGCTACAGCGACGAGCACGGCACCATGGACTTTGACAATTTCATTGGCTGCCTGGTGCGACTGGATGCCATGTGCAGTGagtctctctccttcctccgtCACTCAGAAAACTTTCCACGTGTCGATGTAACAAGCAGCTCATTTATTCACTCAACGGCCGACATTTATGTTGGTTGTTAGGCGGCGTCCCCTCATGGCTGTAGTAAATGTAGTAAACTTTTTTGAAGAAACAACTCGCACATCCAAAAATGGGTCTGTGCAGGTGCGCTCGAAAATAACATCAACTTGGAAACAAAGGAACAAATCCCTCACTTTGTTCATGCTATTGACTCTTGATGAAGGTCCGGAGGGATTTCTTCCTCTGTTTCCAAGTTGATGTTATTTTGTTGTAGTAAattttttcacttctttttaatgcttttgtcgacacttttttggcgcttttgacagtttttaaaaaatgttttctgatgCTTTTCTGCACAGCATGGATTTGCAGTTACTCTCTTAAGTGCTATGTGTTCTTTTagcaacaaaatataaaaatgttaattATGTAACATCTAGTAAACAACAAGAATTTAATCAAAGCATTTTCAATTTGTGCCGTCCATCTTTTCGACAGTGCATCAGCGACAAGCTGCTCTTTAAAATGACCAATAATcagtatttatttgtttaaatattaaTGTAACTCACTGTATTGATTcatcagactgtgtgtgtgtgtgtgtgtgtgtgtgtgtgtgtgtgtgtgtgtgtctgtgtgtgtgtctttctgcgtTCTGCAGGAGCCTTTAAAACTCTGGATAAAGACAACAGTGGCACCATCGACCTGGACATCAAGGAGGTAAAACACAGTCGACTGAACTGTCTGCTAAGAAAATCATTTATAAATACCACTGGAACATTAAACAATAAGTTCATAACTTATGTTCCAGTTACATATTTAGATtatcacaaaaacacatcatttcaacattttactgcacacatacttttactttaagtacttttttttgctaaaaccagaggtggaaagaatacaaaaatattCTTCTTAAGTAAAACTTTTTTCTGAAGTACGAGTGAATTACTGGTATAAAAATCGTACtttttaacaaaacaatttTTATAGTGATATATTTAATATCTTATTTATACTTATTTCATTAAATCGCAGTATTTTGTGATTTGATGAGGGCACAAAGCCGCTTTCCATTGGAGTTTGTTGACAGATAGAAATGATGTTGAtgccacgttgtgctatttcattttgcattattttccattaaaTATTGAAGTGCATAAGTGTTatggcatggctggccgagaGGCTCTGTATCCATGgtggtattgaaagggggatttcattcttgcatgttttgatTGTTGTGCGCAatcaaaaaacatccccccctctgcttttgttcacaaatcgcaccctgcgtattagggatgcaccgaatccagatttttggggttcggccgaataccaaatccactggttaagattctgcccaatccgaaaccgaataccgaatcctactcccatcctcagtccattaacacagtaaacacattaatgaagtaaacagtgactgtccttcctctgccgtacctgaagttgctgcattttggctgctgtctgtagattccttcatgcacaactcgtattcttttggatgttccataccaaatgttgtaacagcggtgatgttgtgtatagtttagggtcctcgccaccacgagacaaatcggcattgcaaattgaacatgtagctggacttgaacggccttcttttgactaaaagtactgccaaaccacactttttctgctcaccagttccattttcactttctcacagcctactgcattgaacggtccgcctacgtaaacaccttcccgtaatcaacggcgccgtcattacgtcgaccagcgtagcttGCGCGTGCAAGCATAGGGTTCggtgaaaaaaaattctaaggttcggcagaaacagAACTCCGTcgaaaagcccaatattcgtctgactccgaagccgaatcctggattcggtgcatccctatgtGTATACATCTTCCACCTCTGGAAATTACACCCCTTGGCATTTCAGGACTGACATAATCTGGTGCTCACGTAACGTTTTGACATATATTTTCAGTGCAGAGGTCCCGTGACACTAAcgctgtttctgtttctgtctctcagtGGCTGCAGCTGACCATGTATTCATGAGGCGGAGGCGGGAAGCTGCTCTTCTCTTCTTTCATCTcatccctttctccctctcattacATGTGTGCAAGAGCGTAGGTTTAGTTTCAACAttgggggtgtgggggggggacacaTTATAACCGGGGGGCTCTGGGGTTTCGCCCCCCAGAAAAGTTTGAGAGTCAAAAAACTTATTTTCCTGCACTCagaaataaatctgtaaaaAGTTCTGGCAGCTTATAACTCATGGTCCAATTACATATTTAGATTATCACAAAAAACATACAGAATACAAAACTAttctactcaagtaaaagtactattactttgaggaacttttactgaagtacgAGTTAAGATACCGGTAAATTTACTTTACAGCAAAGTACCCGGACTTtgctataataaaaaaaaaaaaaaactgacattttgtgtgtagctccattaaaaatacagaacattttctgttctattaacccttgtgttgtcttcccgtcaaccatgcaactttttgtttttctgggtcaaaatttaacgTTTTGGTCCCGATggtttagtcacttttttcgacattattttgtcactttttcccaattttttatgtcacttttcccgatgtttttgtctgtacttttctgtgctttttttttatgtttttgaaactttttctgacatttttgtcacttttttcaacgttcttttaaaaaaaaaagaattcaagtgctataaaattgaataaaacacctaaattcaatgaaagtagctgatcatttattttacttgtgaagcgCGGGAACCATCCAACTGAATCCATCATCCAAACTGAATTACAACTATTTAATTACAACTATTACAATTGAAAAcgttaaaaagaaacaaaacagtgAAATAAACAGTGACTACGTGGACTTAATCTCCCAAAAACCAATCATATATTTTGAAGGGGACAAAGCTACCTTTTCTAAATATTAGGGGGAGACATGTACCCTgccttccccccccccacacccccccaaaaaaacaaaaaaaatctatgccTATGCACGTGTGTCTATCTGAAACCCCGTTGTCTCTAAAGTAACGGGGACCAAAATGTCGGCGCAGAGCTCAAGTCAAGGATAAAGAAAATCAAACTGGGACCAAAGCCGGTGCAGGTgcggatgctgctgctgctgcaccgTCCTGCTGCTGCCACGCAGTGGCGCTATAACATTCCCATGTTGTGACagtaaagttgaatctaatctaatgttaCAGATTtctatatttaaatgtttattgcCAATTTTGAAAAGGTCTTGATTGTTATCCGAAACTGAATAAATTGACAAAACTTACATTAAAGTGGTGTTTGGTGCCAGTTTGTGGATCTGACAACTCTTCTTCATGTAAGTTTatgccagtggtgtagtctagtattttgtagtgagtatactgtCATTTTTTCCCTCCGAGCATTAGACTCACCCGTCCCAGAGCGACGTGTCCCAGAGCGACATCCCCattggttttttttaatgttaccgCGTAACCTCatctggctcattttctgtagttTCGTAACGTTGACGTCTGCTGCAGTGTCATCCGAAGCGGCAGTATAGCTTCAGGGGCAGGCTTACTAAATCGCTGAAAGAGTGTAGTTTAAATTTGCTTTCGTTTCATATATCTACTTTATTGAATCACATTTGTTAATTTCAAATTTGCGCAGAGAACGACCGCCAAGCAACAGTGTAGTTGTTCCTAGGCGACTCGCAACACAGACGGGTTGAATTTATGAACATAAGTGTGAAAGTTCTCTCACAAAACAATCATCGTTACGTAACGGTATCCTTGCGTTTTTGTAAGTGGGTATACGGAAATTCTTGAcctttcctagtgggtatactCCGTacacctgcgtatcacgtagactacatcACTGGTTTATGCCTGTTTCTCTACGTGGAAgtttcttttttcatcttctccAAATCAGTTCAGCAGTTGTGGCCATCTCTGCTCATGCTAACCGCCCGGTACTTTACGTAATCAACATCATTGATTACAAAAATACATcgatttgcaaaacatgcgtcGATGCCTCGGAATAGAGGAAGATGGCAGCGCCCGTAAAGGCCCCGACACCCCAAGCCGACGACCGGAGACTAGAGGCGACGACGGCCGACTGTGGCGTCGTCTCACGTCGGCCCTCGTTGCCTGTAGTCTAAACAAAAAAGGGAACTTCTGATGTGTACTTTCAgtgtggaagaaaaaaatcttctGTGCAGAGAGCGGATAGAaccaaaaaaaatgagaaaataagCATGTTCCATAAAGTTGTTCTAGTCCTGATCACTGCATTAGATACGAGAATTAGAGATTTCTTATTACTTTAAGATGACATCATTATGACATATGTGTACCagctttattttgcatttcagattcACACCATAAATGtccattagagctgcaaagattaatcaattagttgtcaactgttaaattaatccccaactattttaataatctaTTAATCGATTtgagtctctttttttttttaatggaaaaaaGCTCATAATTCTTCttaaatttgaatattttgGAAAAAACCCAGACGAGACAAGTGTGTACATAGTTTGTTGTCATGACAGATCATCTCCCGCAAGTTGGTTTTATGATTTTTGTAAAGCCatacttttatgtttttaattgttttattaaTTACTTCCATCAATGAGGTTGTGATTTTGCCTGTCAGTAGCTGCCATAAGCTGCCACTGGGTTTTTATCTATATTATGAGATAGGGTTTTATATCTAAGATTGTTATTGTGGCTGATGAAGATGACGTCTCGGTCTAAAATCTCGCGAGGTGACTTGTTGCCGGAAGACAGCAGTGTGTGTAACGTTATTTTAGAAAGTAAGAGAGAAATGCTGGGGAGGGTTTGTTGGAGTCACTACCGTCGTCAGTACAGAATGCTTAGCTTAGTGTAATCTAAAAGGTTTTCGTAAAATGAATAGTTTGTGTGCTCCTTTCTTAATTGTGCCAACAAATCTAGACTTCGTGCAGCGTTCAAAGACCAACGTAACCTTTGGATAGGgactagagtgcggatcgggccgcatttttctgagccaaacacagttaaaatctaatttttttctcataataatgacacatgtacctttgtttgtgtggaaagctttcattaagcaactgtaggaaggcattcggaaatgtcaacagatgagcgcatcagcgcacatggggcaacaagcgcacgtaaacacaggcgcgcacctacataataagctgttttaaatttaaaatgttctatGCCTTATCGCACTGATGTGACCGAgtccgacccgaacccgaacattatttctaaatatctggGCCTGTTGGGTCCCGACGGgtccgacgggccgggccgggtagCCATCCTCTAATAGGGACAGGTTAAAGTTGTGGCTAGTTGTGCCACAGCTAATGTTACAAATGGATcctaatatttacagtcaatggtcTGAACTCTGCAGTGATCATTTTGACCGGGGATGACTAGCTACTGCCAGCcaaaagaggagaagaaatTTTAAACCGAAGCGCTGCAGACAATGCTATTAGCTAAAGTTAACGTTACTGTGTGGTAacagttagttagctagctaacgtgaCACACGGAAGCATGGCAGGATAACGGCACCTTCTCCAGCTAATAATGTTTTCAGACATTCATAATAATAACTATCTGAACCTGTCGGTGGAAAAAACCCGCACTttttagtagggctgtcaatcgattaaaaaatgtaatctaattaattacattctctgtgattaattaatcgaatttaatcgcatacataattaacggtgcctgaacgatactttttaagaaaggaaaaaaagaaaagaaaaaaaaaagggtactaaacaacagtcggtgccatgaaagaacggcttgtttattgctaaggccatatggtcaaaattaaatgatttaataataatgtataacaataacaataacttatttcacta
This window contains:
- the capns1b gene encoding calpain small subunit 1b translates to MHLANSFIKGLVNVVSNIDPAQFKPSAPPPPRRPLNFAESHDTEEDKQFRRVFQQLAGDDMEVSPTELMNILNKIIGKRGDLKTDGFSIESCRSMVAVMDSDSTGKLGFDEFKYMWNNIKRWQAVYMKFDADRSGTISSDELPKAFHAAGFPLNDQLYQLIIRRYSDEHGTMDFDNFIGCLVRLDAMCRAFKTLDKDNSGTIDLDIKEWLQLTMYS